The sequence CGTTTTGCAATGTACTTCACCGCTGAGAACATATAGAGACATTAATCTGTGCTTAGAAAAAGTGAATAATACTAAGTTTGATGGCATAATTTCTGTTTGTGAGGTTGAGACCAACCCATATTGGACTAATATTTTTGAAGGAGAAAAGTTAATATATTTTTTGAAAGAGGGAAAGAAGATTAAATCGAGGCAGGCTCTTCCTAAGATATATAAATATAATGGGGCTATTTACATAATAAGAAGAAAAATTTTAATTAAGAAACAAACTTTAGAAACCGATAATATGACTGGATATATCATGGATAAGGAAAGTTCTATTGATATTGACAGTAAAATGGATTTTAAATTTGCGGAATTGTTAATAAGAGAGCGTGAAAATAATGCGTAATATCTTAGTAGTAACAGGAACACGAGCTGAATATGGAACTCTGAAAAATATTATGTATGAAATATGTGAAGACAATGAATTGAATTTGCAGTTAATAGTTACGGGGTCTCATTTATCCGAAAAATATGGTTATACAATTAATGATATAGTAGATGATGGATTTAAAATAGATTTTAAGGTTCCAATATTAATGGATGATTGTTCAAAAGGTTCTATAGCGAGAGAAATAGGTCTAGGAATTATACAATTTTCTCAATGTTTTGAAAAGCTGAATCCTGATTTTTTGTTGATAATGGGAGATAGATATGAAATATTTGCGGCTGCTATTACTGCTATGTTTATGAATATTCCCATAGCTCATATTTCTGGGGGAGAAGTGACGGAAGGAGCAATTGATGAACAAACAAGGCATGCTATTACAAAGATATCTCATGTTCATTTCCCTGGAGCTGAATATTACGGAGAAAATATAAAAAAGATGGGAGAAGAACCTTGGAGAATATTTAATGTAGGAGATCCGGGAATTGAAAATATAAGGAAAACTGATTTGTTGACTAAAAGAGAGATAGAATCTGATCTAAAAGTTAAAATTGATAAAGATACACTATTGGTTACTTATCATCCGGTAACTTTAGAGAACAAAGATATTGAAATACAGATATCGAATTTACTGCAGGCACTAAATATATTGAACAAGACGGTTATTATGACTTATCCTAATTCTGATTTGGGAAGTGATTATATTATTAAAGAGTTGGTAAAATTCTCCAATGAAAATGATAAAATTCATTTATTTAAAAATTTAGGGAGTAGAAGATATTTAAGTGTTATGAAATATTGTGGAGCTGTAGTAGGAAATTCCTCAAGTGCTATAATTGAAGCTCCATATTTAAGGATACCTGCAGTGAATATTGGCAATAGACAGAAGGGCAGACTGAAAGCAGAAAGCATTATTGATTGTTCAAATGATTGTGAAGACATTGTCTTAGCAGTCAATAAAGCTCTAAGCGGTGAATTTAAGGAAAAAGCAAAGTATGCCAAAAGCTTATACGGAGATGGAAATACGAGTAAAGAAATTGTAAGGATATTAAAAAGTTTAAATATAGATGAAAAACTGCTTAAGAAAAAATTGGTTTAGGAGTGGTTGCTATGTCGGTTTTTATTATAGCTGAAGCTGGAGTAAATCATAATGGTGATGTTGAACTTGCAAAGGAACTGGTTGATGTTGCTTATAATTGTGGTGCAGATGCCATAAAGTTTCAAACTTTTAAGGCTTATGAAAGTACAGGAGTTTTTGCAAAAAAAGCAGAGTATCAAAAACAAAATATGCCTAAAGAAGAAAGCCAATTTGATATGATAAAAAAGTTAGAACTTCCTTTCGATGAATTTAGAGAAATAAAAGAGTATTGTGATAGAAAGGGAATTATATTTATTTCTACGCCTGATGGAATAGAAAGTTTAAACTTTTTAGTAAGATTAGGTGTTCCATTAATTAAAATTGGCTCTACGGAAGTAACTAATTTGGAATTTTTGAAGACTGTTGGTAATACAGGAAAACCTATAATATTGTCTACTGGCATGAGTACTCTTGGAGAAGTTGAAAAGGCTTTAGAAGTAATTTATTCCACAGGCAATAGAAAGGTTAAAATCATGCATTGCACAACTGATTATCCAACTAATATTGAGGATGTCAATATTAGGGCAATGATCACTATGAGAGCTGCATTTCATGTTCCTACAGGTTTTTCAGATCATACATTAGGATTTGAATCAGCTATTGCTGCTGTTGCATTGGGAGCGGAATTTATTGAGAAACATATAACATTGAATAGAAATATGGAAGGACCTGATCATAAAGCATCAATGCCGCCTGATGAATTTAAAGAATATATTATTCATATTAGAAATACGGAGAAGTTGTTGGGCAGCGGAATAAAGAAGCCAACTGAGAGAGAAAAGATTATTATGAAAGATGTTAGAAGAAGTATAGTTGCTGCTTCTGATTTAAAAGAAGGAACTATAATCAAGAGAGATATGTTGGAATTTAAACGTCCCGGAACCGGAATTAAGCCTGAATTAGTAGATATATTAGTTGGAAGAAAATTAAAGAGAGATTTAAATAAGGATGAGATTATATTATGGAAGGATATCTAAAGCCTATTGGAGGAGAATTTTGGTTTGACCTAAATATGATTAGTAGTGAAATCGATAATTTTAAAGAAAATGATGAAGAAATATATTTAGATGGAGGACAAAGTGCGATTAAATTTATTATTGAAAATATGGATGTACGTGAAGATGAATATATTCTTTTACCTTCATATTTATGTTTAGATATAGTTAATGTATTTATAGAGAATAATATAAAAATAGCATTTTATGATGTAAACAGGAAATTAGAAATTAATGCAGAGTCTATTATGAAAAATATAGAAAATTATAATGTTAAGGCTGTATTTTTTATTGACTATTTCGGTTTTCCTCATAGTGAAGATACGATTAGATTTTTTAATAATCTAAAAAACAGAGAAATTATTATAATTGAGGATGCTGTACAATCTTTGTGGTTTAACCCAAGAAATTTTTTTATCGGAGATTATGTTTTCAATAGTTATAGAAAATTTATTCCTATAGATGGAAGTATAGTTTTAACGAAATATGATATCAAAGCTAAATATGATAGAAGTGATAGTAGCAAATATTATGAATTAGTAAACACTGCCAGAAGCTGTAAAATGTTATTCCAGGAATTTCATATTGGTACTGAAGATAATTATTTAAAGTTATTTGATAAGGCTAAAAAAGAGTATTTAAATAGGGAAAAGAGTATCTTTAAAATTATGCCTAAGTCTAAAAAACTTTTATCTAATATAAATATAGATAACATAAAAAATATTAGAATTGATAATTACAGATATATTTATAATAGGTTAAAAAATAATGAAAATATAAAAATAATTTTTGGAGAAAATCTTTTAAAAGATAATATACCTTTAGGATTCCCAATATTAATAAATAATAGGGATGAGATAAGAAAAAGCTTGATGATGAATTCTATATACTGTCCAATACATTGGAATATCAATCATAGTTTTGTGCCTTTATCATTTAAAGATTCTCATTATCTATCTAGTCATGTATTAACTTTACCAATAGATCAGAGATATACGTCAAAAGATATGGAAAGACTTGTGGATAATTTATTATTCTATATCTAATATGGGAGGTGTTTTAAACTGAATTTAATTTTTGATAAATGTACTATAGAAGATTTTGATGACTTTTATATGTTAAGATGTGATGAAGAAAATATTTATTGGACAGGCCATAGGGAAAAGCCTGATAGAGACAAGCTATATAAATGGTATTTGGAACAATTGAAAAGAACTGATAGAATAATGTTTTTAGTTAAGGCCGATTCCTTGGATGAACCTGCAGGGTATTTATATTTGGACATAGTGAAGAATAATGGAGAAATTGTTGCAGAGACCGGCCATGGAGTTAATTCAAAATATAAAGGGAGAGGTATTGGAACACAAATAATAAAATTTGCTGTCGATTATACAACTAATGAATTAAAGCATATTAATAAAATAGATGGCTGGATATTGGAAGACAATGTCGGTTCTATAAAAAATGTATTAAAAAATGGATATATTGAAACCGGCGAAAAAAAGAGAGTTTTTATTGATGAAAAGAATGGATTTAAAAATATGAAAAGATATATTTATGAAATAAATCGTAGATAGAGGTGAAAAAAGTGTATTACATTATCGACACAGATTGTTTGGAGTGGGATAAATGTTTGAATGATATGCCTCTCCAATATAGAGATATATATTTTACCTCTGGATATTATAAACTGTATGAATTAAATGGAGATGGAATTGGAAAGATGTTTATTTATGAAGAGAATGGGAAAACAGTATTATACCCTTTTCTTCTAAATGAAATAAATGGCTATGGATTAGAAAAGAAGTGTTATGATATACAAACAGCCTATGGATATGGAGGACCGATAAGCAATTGTGGTGATGAACTGTTTTTGAAAAATTCTGAAGAATGTTTTTTAAAATACTGTACTACCAGTAACATTATTGCTGAATTTATAAGATTTCATCCATTAATTAAAAATGAAAGACTCTTTAAAGAGAATATTGAAGTTTTACATAACAGAAAGACCGTTTATTTGAAATTAGAAGAGGACATACAAACTATATGGAACGAATATATATCAAGTAAATGTAGAAATATGATAAGAAAGGCAAAAAAGAACAATTTGAAAGTAATTAAAAACAATGATTATAAGGTTTTTAAACAAATATATGAGAAAACAATGGATAAAGTCGGAGCGGCAAAAGAGTATTATTTTCATGATAAATATTATCATGAAATGAGTAAAAATGAAAGTTTTATTATAATGAATGTATTGAAAGATGATTTAGTTATTGCATCATCGCTATTCATGATATATGGAGACTACTTTCACTATCATCTGTCGGGAACTAAAAAAGATTATTTAAAGTATGCAAGCAATAATATACTTTTATGGGAAGCAATAAAATTTGCTCAACAAAGTAAATGTAAATTTTTTCATTTTGGTGGAGGACTGAAAGATAACGAAGAGGATTCTCTATATTTGTTTAAAAAAAGTTTTTCAAAAACTACGTCTGACTTTTATATCGGGAAAAGAATTCACAATGAAAATATATATTATTATTTGATTGATAAATGGGAAAAGAAAAATGGTAGGAAAGCAGATTTGTTTTTATCCTATAGATATTGATAAAGGAAGGAATAATATGGATTTAAAAAATAAAAAGATTCTTGTGACAGGTGCTGAAGGATTTATAGGAAGCCACTTGACTGAAAAATTAGTTGAAATGGGAGCAGATGTTACTGCTCTGGTTCAGTATAATTCCTTTAACAACTGGGGTTGGATAGATACTTTTGATGATGAAATTAAAAACAGTATTCATGTTGTAACCGGGGATATAAGAGAATATGATAATGTTAAAAGAATTGCAAAAGGGCAGGACATAGTGTTTCACTTGGCGGCTCTTATAGCGATACCGTATTCTTATTTATCTCCTATGGCTTATGTAAAAACTAATGTGGAAGGGACTACAAATATATTGGAAGCTTCAAAGGATTATGGAGTAGAAAAAATTATACATACATCTACTTCTGAAACCTACGGTACAGCTTTGTATGTTCCAATAGATGAAAGGCATCCAATGCAGGGGCAGTCTCCCTATTCTGCTTCTAAAATCGGAGCCGATAAGATGGCGGAGAGCTTTTATAGGAGCTTTAATCTTCCTGTAGCAACTATCAGGCCTTTCAATACTTATGGACCGAGGCAATCTGCCAGAGCTGTAATTCCTACAATTATATCCCAAATATTATCGGGGAAAAAGGAAATTAAATTAGGCAGTTTAAGCCCTAAAAGGGACTTTAATTATGTAAAGGATACTGTTTCCGCTTTTATAAAGGTAGCGGAAAGTGATAAAACCATAGGACAAGTTGTTAATGCCGGGTCAAATCATGAAATAAGTATTGGAGATTTGGCGGAGAAGATAATAAATATCTTAGGGAAAAAGGTCAACATTATATGTGACGAAGATAGAATAAGACCTGAGGGAAGCGAAGTAAACAGACTATGGTCGGACAATACAAAGATAAAGGAATTAACAGGATGGAGCCCTAAATATACCTTAGAAGAAGGACTCAAAGAAACCGCTTGCTGGATAGAAAAGAATATGAAATATTTTAAAGTAAACATATATAATGTTTAATTGAGTTTAAAGATAATATTTATATATAGAGACAATTTTATAATCATAATTCTAAAAGATATTCTTTTTTCAGTGTATGGCTAAGGATTAGGAGTATTTTATATTGCCAAAGTTTTCATATATTCATAAACTTTGGCAATTATTTTTATTATCTCTTTCCAATTGCAACCTTTTATTCTAATATGTTATAATCATGCTAAGGATTGAATATATAAAAAGGAGTGCGGTTTCTTGTATTTAGGCAAGGGCTATAAAACAGCTATATATTTCAGCATATTTTTTATTATACTTACGGGAGTAATGATTCATTTTCCAAAGGGAAAAGAAGAATTTTCTGTTTGGGATGAAACAGCTTATGATTTAAAATTAGATGAAGACCAGGAACTTATAGATTATGCTTATAATAAAAACTATCTTTTTGCAATTCTAGGAGATAAGAAAGACAAAATATACGGCAATGAAGTTTGTATATATAGATCAGAAAATTTATCTTCAAAAGTGAATTGGATAAAAGTATCGGAATATGATTTTTCTAAAGTTCTACCATGGAAGGTTGAGATAGGAGACATAGATGATTCAGAAAATTTGGAATTGTTTATCGGAGTATATAAATCAACTCATTTTGATAACAAACGAAATAATCGTATGTTTGTATTTAACTGGGACGGAGAGAAACTTTCTAAGAAGTGGACAGGGTCTCAAATAGGTTATTGTATGAAAGATTTTTATATTATAGATTTTTTAGATATGTATGGCGATGAATTGATAATTTTAGATAAAAATAAGGATGGAAAGGAGAGGATATTAATTTATTATTGGCTGGATTTCGGATTTACGCTTTTAGCAGAAAGTGAAAATTTTGATCTTATTGAAAAAGTTGAGTATTCTAATGACAATTTGCTGAAATTAACATGCAGAGACCAAGGCAAGAGGTTTCAAAAAGAGGTAACGGTAAAAAATGGAGAAGTTGTGGGAATATCTGATTAGAATAGGGGGGAAAGTAAATATGAAGCGGTTTTTTGCGTTTGCAATGGTATTAATTTTTTTAAGCAGCGTTTTAGCCGGGTGTGATAAAAACAATTCAAAGGAGAGCAATATAAATTGGGCAATTCCCGATGAAATAAAAAACATTCAGGTTTCGTATAATCCTGTAAAGTATAAGGCAGAGGTGCCTCATTATGATATTTTGAAGGGCCTTGGCAATATTGAAAATATTGCTCAATTTTCCGGCTTTTCTGATGATCAGAAAAGTATGATTGAGGAAAATGGTTTTGTTGTCCTTCCCGGAAAACAAACAAAAATGAATTATTTGTATGATTCGAACGAATATTTGGGGATACCTAATTTTGTTACTTCCGATGTAGTTTTACATCTGTATCATCAGTTTTATGAAAAATCGTTGTTTTATGTGGAAAATGAATATCTGGCAAAGGATTTGGAACAATTGACCGACAGAATGTTTGATAAATCAGTAATTGTATTTGAACAAATCAATGATAATAAACTTAAAGATATTCAGAAGAAAAACATTGCTTATTTTCTTGTGGGGAAGATGATTATGGCAGAGAATCCGGATATTGATGTATCCGTAGATAGTGATATTCTGGATTTAGCTAAAGAAGAATATGATCTTATTCAAAAAGCCTCGGGGTATGAGAAATCGCCCTTATTTGATGCAGACTTGGATTATTCACAGTTTACCGTAAGAGGCCATTATACCTATAATTCATTGCTTCAGAAGTTCTTTAAGACAATGATGTGGTACGGTTTTACTCCAATTAAACTTATGAACATGGAAACTGAAGAGTTTTATTATGAAAATACTCAACAAGCACTATTAATGACTTATACGGTATTTTTAGAATATAAGGGTTCTAATGATATTAAAACTTGGAATAATATTTATGAACCGACAGGATTTTATGTCGGACAATCTGATGATTTGAATATTATGGACTTGAAAGAATTGATTGTTTCCGTATTTGGTGAAAATGTAGACATTGAGGACTCTAACAATTCCTCTTATCATGATAAACTTTACGAAGCCGTTAAAAATTTAAGAGAACCTGAAATAAAGGCAAAGATTACAAATGCACCTGTTGCTAAAGAATTTAAGTTTATGGGGCAAAGATATATTTTAGACGGATATATTATGCAGGAATTGATGGACCCATACTTAAGGCCGGTACCTACGGGTTTGGACGTAATGGGAGTACTGGGCAGTAAACAAGGAGAAGATTTGTTATTTAATAACTACCAGCCTCAGAAACAGTGGCCTGATTATCAAAAAAACTATGATAAACTGAAAAATGAAGTAAAAAGTTATAAAAATGAAATATGGCAGAGCAATCTTTATAATGGATGGCTTTGGGCAATTCAAAAAGAAATAACGGAGTTTGATGAGAACTCCGGGATGCCTGTTTTTATGACCAATGAATCTTGGCGTAATAAATCACTAAATGCCGCATTATCAAGTTATGCGGAATTAAAACATGATACTGTATTATATGGAAAGCAACCGGTGGCCGAAATGGGAGGTCCAATGGAAGTTGCAGATCAACACTATGTTGAGCCAAATGTAGAATTATATGATAATCTCCTCTGGTTAATGGAGTATACGGTTAAAAATTTAGAGGCAAGGAAACTATTAAATGATGATTTTAAAGACGGGGCAGAAAAAAATATTGAGCTTCTTAAGCTTCTCAGAGAATGTTCGGTTAAAGAGCTTAAAAATGAAAATCTCACAGAAGATGAAAAGAATAAGTTACTGTGGATCGGAGGTACATTGGAAAATATATCAAACAGCTATTCCTTTGGAGCATCAGCTTCGGATAAGGAGAGTTTTTCAATAGAGCAAAATGATATGATAATAGCTGATGTGGCAACTTTGGGCAATAATAAGTATTTAAATATGGGTACGGGATTTTTTGACGAGATTTATGTTGCCGTACCTGTTGAGGGGAAACTGTATTTAACAAGAGGAATAGTTTACTCTTATTATGAATTTGTAGGGGATAAGCGATTGACTGATGAAGAATGGTGGGATCTCCAGGGACTTAAAAAGGTTAAAGAGGATTCCTATGAATATTTTCGAATGGAGGAGCCTTCCAAAAATTTACCGGACCAACCTTTCTGGGTGAATATATTTAAATCCGACAGTAACAATGTTAAGATTGAATCTTTAGAGGTGGACTGGGATAAAATAAATGAGTAGGATAAATACAAGATAATATTTATTAAAAATAAGCTGTTCTGTTTAGTTTTTTAAATTAATTTGAACAGCTTATTTTTTATAATAATTATGTTAATTTTGTTGATAATATAATTATAGGCTTTTTATAACCCATTGGAAAATCAAAATTTCCTTAGTATGAATTT is a genomic window of Acidilutibacter cellobiosedens containing:
- a CDS encoding acylneuraminate cytidylyltransferase family protein; translation: MICGKKVVGIIPARGGSKGIPRKNIKNLCGKPLIAWTIEEALKSKYIDRLIVSTEDKEIAEISREYGAEVPFLRPAELAMDDTPGVEPILHCINWLKVNENFESDYVCVLQCTSPLRTYRDINLCLEKVNNTKFDGIISVCEVETNPYWTNIFEGEKLIYFLKEGKKIKSRQALPKIYKYNGAIYIIRRKILIKKQTLETDNMTGYIMDKESSIDIDSKMDFKFAELLIRERENNA
- the neuC gene encoding UDP-N-acetylglucosamine 2-epimerase, which codes for MRNILVVTGTRAEYGTLKNIMYEICEDNELNLQLIVTGSHLSEKYGYTINDIVDDGFKIDFKVPILMDDCSKGSIAREIGLGIIQFSQCFEKLNPDFLLIMGDRYEIFAAAITAMFMNIPIAHISGGEVTEGAIDEQTRHAITKISHVHFPGAEYYGENIKKMGEEPWRIFNVGDPGIENIRKTDLLTKREIESDLKVKIDKDTLLVTYHPVTLENKDIEIQISNLLQALNILNKTVIMTYPNSDLGSDYIIKELVKFSNENDKIHLFKNLGSRRYLSVMKYCGAVVGNSSSAIIEAPYLRIPAVNIGNRQKGRLKAESIIDCSNDCEDIVLAVNKALSGEFKEKAKYAKSLYGDGNTSKEIVRILKSLNIDEKLLKKKLV
- the neuB gene encoding N-acetylneuraminate synthase, producing MSVFIIAEAGVNHNGDVELAKELVDVAYNCGADAIKFQTFKAYESTGVFAKKAEYQKQNMPKEESQFDMIKKLELPFDEFREIKEYCDRKGIIFISTPDGIESLNFLVRLGVPLIKIGSTEVTNLEFLKTVGNTGKPIILSTGMSTLGEVEKALEVIYSTGNRKVKIMHCTTDYPTNIEDVNIRAMITMRAAFHVPTGFSDHTLGFESAIAAVALGAEFIEKHITLNRNMEGPDHKASMPPDEFKEYIIHIRNTEKLLGSGIKKPTEREKIIMKDVRRSIVAASDLKEGTIIKRDMLEFKRPGTGIKPELVDILVGRKLKRDLNKDEIILWKDI
- a CDS encoding DegT/DnrJ/EryC1/StrS family aminotransferase, giving the protein MEGYLKPIGGEFWFDLNMISSEIDNFKENDEEIYLDGGQSAIKFIIENMDVREDEYILLPSYLCLDIVNVFIENNIKIAFYDVNRKLEINAESIMKNIENYNVKAVFFIDYFGFPHSEDTIRFFNNLKNREIIIIEDAVQSLWFNPRNFFIGDYVFNSYRKFIPIDGSIVLTKYDIKAKYDRSDSSKYYELVNTARSCKMLFQEFHIGTEDNYLKLFDKAKKEYLNREKSIFKIMPKSKKLLSNINIDNIKNIRIDNYRYIYNRLKNNENIKIIFGENLLKDNIPLGFPILINNRDEIRKSLMMNSIYCPIHWNINHSFVPLSFKDSHYLSSHVLTLPIDQRYTSKDMERLVDNLLFYI
- a CDS encoding GNAT family N-acetyltransferase; its protein translation is MFDKCTIEDFDDFYMLRCDEENIYWTGHREKPDRDKLYKWYLEQLKRTDRIMFLVKADSLDEPAGYLYLDIVKNNGEIVAETGHGVNSKYKGRGIGTQIIKFAVDYTTNELKHINKIDGWILEDNVGSIKNVLKNGYIETGEKKRVFIDEKNGFKNMKRYIYEINRR
- a CDS encoding lipid II:glycine glycyltransferase FemX is translated as MYYIIDTDCLEWDKCLNDMPLQYRDIYFTSGYYKLYELNGDGIGKMFIYEENGKTVLYPFLLNEINGYGLEKKCYDIQTAYGYGGPISNCGDELFLKNSEECFLKYCTTSNIIAEFIRFHPLIKNERLFKENIEVLHNRKTVYLKLEEDIQTIWNEYISSKCRNMIRKAKKNNLKVIKNNDYKVFKQIYEKTMDKVGAAKEYYFHDKYYHEMSKNESFIIMNVLKDDLVIASSLFMIYGDYFHYHLSGTKKDYLKYASNNILLWEAIKFAQQSKCKFFHFGGGLKDNEEDSLYLFKKSFSKTTSDFYIGKRIHNENIYYYLIDKWEKKNGRKADLFLSYRY
- a CDS encoding NAD-dependent 4,6-dehydratase LegB; amino-acid sequence: MDLKNKKILVTGAEGFIGSHLTEKLVEMGADVTALVQYNSFNNWGWIDTFDDEIKNSIHVVTGDIREYDNVKRIAKGQDIVFHLAALIAIPYSYLSPMAYVKTNVEGTTNILEASKDYGVEKIIHTSTSETYGTALYVPIDERHPMQGQSPYSASKIGADKMAESFYRSFNLPVATIRPFNTYGPRQSARAVIPTIISQILSGKKEIKLGSLSPKRDFNYVKDTVSAFIKVAESDKTIGQVVNAGSNHEISIGDLAEKIINILGKKVNIICDEDRIRPEGSEVNRLWSDNTKIKELTGWSPKYTLEEGLKETACWIEKNMKYFKVNIYNV
- a CDS encoding DUF3160 domain-containing protein, with the protein product MKRFFAFAMVLIFLSSVLAGCDKNNSKESNINWAIPDEIKNIQVSYNPVKYKAEVPHYDILKGLGNIENIAQFSGFSDDQKSMIEENGFVVLPGKQTKMNYLYDSNEYLGIPNFVTSDVVLHLYHQFYEKSLFYVENEYLAKDLEQLTDRMFDKSVIVFEQINDNKLKDIQKKNIAYFLVGKMIMAENPDIDVSVDSDILDLAKEEYDLIQKASGYEKSPLFDADLDYSQFTVRGHYTYNSLLQKFFKTMMWYGFTPIKLMNMETEEFYYENTQQALLMTYTVFLEYKGSNDIKTWNNIYEPTGFYVGQSDDLNIMDLKELIVSVFGENVDIEDSNNSSYHDKLYEAVKNLREPEIKAKITNAPVAKEFKFMGQRYILDGYIMQELMDPYLRPVPTGLDVMGVLGSKQGEDLLFNNYQPQKQWPDYQKNYDKLKNEVKSYKNEIWQSNLYNGWLWAIQKEITEFDENSGMPVFMTNESWRNKSLNAALSSYAELKHDTVLYGKQPVAEMGGPMEVADQHYVEPNVELYDNLLWLMEYTVKNLEARKLLNDDFKDGAEKNIELLKLLRECSVKELKNENLTEDEKNKLLWIGGTLENISNSYSFGASASDKESFSIEQNDMIIADVATLGNNKYLNMGTGFFDEIYVAVPVEGKLYLTRGIVYSYYEFVGDKRLTDEEWWDLQGLKKVKEDSYEYFRMEEPSKNLPDQPFWVNIFKSDSNNVKIESLEVDWDKINE